One region of Eretmochelys imbricata isolate rEreImb1 chromosome 2, rEreImb1.hap1, whole genome shotgun sequence genomic DNA includes:
- the LOC144260068 gene encoding uncharacterized protein LOC144260068 yields the protein MLLGSSGESVSQSLVATTAWEGQCGSLTLPRSLAGTVLGEPTSSGRDLGGTNPLLVHQASHAGGRPYITCTKGGKSFRLKVSFGKQHRSCSRERPYQCTECARSFRCHLEFIRHYASHTGEWPYKYTGCEQTYSRKWLLLNHRQVRVEERPFQCVVCGKSFQLKGSVLRYQWGHGKENPQDCMERGKDCSCHAELCAGQKLQARGRAGQCAEVRSEAASAQWPASVLWGEAVPMHRLQEELQGQGQLPQASAEPRDWDALPACKVQGCLPRYDATTGSAEGRPDRAGFPRAKTGDRENTKEWDG from the coding sequence ATGCTCTTGGGAAGTTCAGGGGAAAGTGTTTCCCAGAGTCTGGTTGCTACAACAGCTTGGGAGGGTCAGTGCGGCTCCCTAACGCTGCCAAGGAGCCTGGCAGGCACTGTCTTGGGGGAGCCGACTTCAAGTGGAAGAGATTTGGGTGGCACCAACCCTCTCCTCGTCCATCAGGCAAGCCACGCGGGAGGGAGGCCATATATCACGTGTACGAAGGGTGGGAAGAGCTTCCGGCTGAAAGTGAGCTTTGGGAAACAGCACAGGAGCTGTTCCAGAGAGAGACCTTATCAGTGCACCGAGTGTGCCAGGAGCTTCCGGTGCCATTTGGAGTTCATCCGACACTATGCGAGCCACACTGGGGAGTGGCCGTATAAATACACCGGCTGTGAGCAGACCTACAGCCGGAAGTGGCTCCTTCTGAATCACCGACAAGTCCGCGTGGAAGAGAGGCCGTTCCAGTGTGTAGTGTGCGGGAAGAGCTTCCAGCTGAAGGGAAGTGTCCTCAGATACCAGTGGGGGCATGGGAAGGAGAATCCCCAAGACTGCATGGAGCGTGGCAAGGACTGTAGCTGCCACGCCGAGCTCTGTGCGGGCCAGAAGCTCCAGGCCAGAGGGAGGGCCGGCCAGTGTGCTGAGGTCCGCTCAGAAGCAGCGTCTGCCCAATGGCCAGCGAGCGTGctctggggagaggctgttcCAATGCACCGTCTGCAAGAAGAGCTACAAGGTCAGGGCCAGCTTCCACAGGCGTCTGCAGAGCCACGAGACTGGGACGCCCTGCCAGCGTGCAAAGTGCAGGGCTGTCTTCCCAGGTACGATGCCACCACAGGATCAGCAGAGGGCAGACCAGACAGAGCAGGCTTCCCCAGGGCGAAGACTGGAGACCGCGAAAACACCAAGGAGTGGGATGGGTGA